In Vibrio fluvialis, the DNA window ACCAGCCTTGTCATCTGAAACTGACCGATCCTTCTATTCCGATTGAAACGCATCTGCCCAAGTTTGGCGAGCCCGCCCAACGCTACTGCCCCGCGGGTGTGTACGAAGTGATTGTGGTCGATGAAGTGCCGCGCTTTCAAATCAACGCCGCCAACTGCGTGCATTGCAAAACCTGCGACATTAAAGATCCGTCACAGAACATTATCTGGTGTCCGCCAGAAGGGGGAGGTGGCCCGAACTACCGCAATATGTAACTTGCGATTCGCGCGAAACACCATTCGCCAGACACAAAAATAGCCACGGTACGTCGTGGCTATTTCATTTGATGAGATCGTGTTTTATTAAGCGGTTAGCGAGCACCGCTTAAGATGACGTTAGGCCGGCTTTTTTGCCAGAGCGGCATCGATATCCGCGGCGCTGTGGCGCTCATCAATGCGCTCCCACTCTTCGCCCATGGTGCGGTTAACAATGCGACCACGCTGCACAGCAGGACGCTCAGCCATCATTTTCGCCCAGCGTTGTACATGCTTGTAGCTCTGCACATCAAGGAACTCGGCCGCGTTATAAGCGTTGCCCAGCGCCAGGTTGCCATACCAAGGCCAAATTGCGATATCGGCAATGCTGTACGCTTCGCCCGCAATGAAGGTACCTTTCGCCAGTTGTTTATCCAACACATCCAACTGACGTTTGGCTTCCATCGCAAAGCGGTTGATTGGATATTCAAATTTCTCTGGCGCGTACGCGTAGAAGTGGCCAAAGCCACCACCCAGATACGGCGCAGAACCTTGCAGCCAGAACAGCCAGTTCATCACCTGCGCACGTGGCGCCGCGTCTGTTGGCAGCAAGTGACCGAATTTTTCAGCCAGATAAAACAGGATGTTGCCGGATTCAAATACGTTAATCGGTTCAGGGCCGGAACGGTCAACCATGGCAGGGATTTTAGAGTTCGGGTTGACGTCAACAAAGCCGGAACCAAACTGGTCGCCATCACCAATACGAATCAAAAATGCATCGTACTCCGCGTCTTTCACGCCCAGCGCCAGCAACTCTTCCAGCATAATGGTCACTTTCTGGCCGTTCGGCGTACCCATCGAATAGAGCTGAATCGGGTGCTCGCCAATCGGCAGCGTTTTTTCATGGCGCGCGCCGGAGTCTGGTCGGTTGATACTGGCCCACTGACCGCCGTTTTCGCTGTCCATGGTCCAAACTTTTGGTGGTACGTATTGGTTTGCCATTGTGTTTCCTTATCTTTGTTGGAGTTCGGCACTACAAGATATAGGGGTGGTTGGTGAAGATAAAAACCCCTATTTGCTCATTTACTTAGAACCTTAAGTTATGGCTTGGTCTGAGTGAGAATAAGACCGCCGCCGTGCCGTTTCTCTTTCAAAACGAATGCAAAGTCCGGCGCATCACGCACGCTCCTTCGCCATAACACTCCGACACTTCAACGTCTGCCAAGGGAGTAAAGTCGTGGCGCTCCCAGAACGCGGCAGATTCCTGAACCGATACCAAGCGGATGTCGGCGCAGTTCAGTATTGCGCCAACATCAACGATACGCTCCACCAGTCGCGAGCCGACGCCCTGACCTGCCACCCGGTTTGAGACGGCGAGATCGTGTAAAAACAGCGTTTCGCCTGCGCAATCTGAGGGCAGTTATTTATGCAGTTTGGGAGGCTGCGCCCGATTCCAGGTATGGGCGATAACATACGCATCGACCTTATCTCACGTCCGGAACACAAAACAACTCTGCGGCGACTGACGCCACTTGCTCTGCAACACCGCCAGTTTTTCCGGCGCGACTTCGGTGTACATTTCGTGTTGTACCGCCAGAATTCCCGGCCACATCGCGTCGTCAATATTGGTAATCACCATACGTCTCTCCCTGCATCGAAAACCCAGTTTTCACTATTCACACGCATTCCTCAAATGAATATCACATTTTGAAACACTTCACCGAGATGCAAAATATTTCCCCGAAATGCACAGCGAGCCGCGGTGGTGATCTCTTAAAGTCATGGCGAGCGAAAAATAAAACCGGTTTCAGACCGGAGCGCTCACAGGAAACATGTCATAACAATAAGGGAAAACCATGTCTGATTTTAAAACGCTACCTCTGCCGAAAATCCTCACCCTCGCCGTCGCCTTTGCAGTGGCCAGCGGCGCATCGGCAGCGACCTCAACCGACCACACTCAGTTGCAAGAAAGCGGTATCAAGTACCGCAAGAAAGCCGAGTCGATGGTGAAGAAAATGAGTCTGAGTGAGAAGCTGGATATTCTCTCCGGGCCGGGAATGGATCTCACCACTTACGAAGGTATTGAACCGATCAACCTGACCAGCGGTACCGATGTCAGTGGTGTGGCCGGCTACATCAACGGGGTTAAAAACCGCAAACTGGATATTCCGGCGGTGAAACTGGCGGATGGCCCTGCCGGTCTGCGCATCAATCCAACCCGTGATAACGACGACAACACGTACTACGCCACTGCCTGGCCGATCGGCTCGCTACTCGCCTCTACCTGGGATACCGATTTAGTGCAGAAAGTCGGCACCGCCGAGGGGAATGAGGTGAAAGAGTACGGCGTCGATTTTCTGCTCGGGCCGGGCATGAACATTCAACGTAACCCGCTGCTGGGGCGTAACTTTGAATACTACTCAGAAGATCCGGTACTGTCGGGCAAAATCGCCGCAGCCATGGTGCGCGGTATTCAGTCCAACGATGTTGGCGCCACCATCAAACACTTTGTTGCCAACAACGCCGAAACCAACCGTTTCTTCTCTGACACCATTGCTGACCCACGTACACTACGCGAAATCTACCTGCGTGGATTCCAGATTGCGGTGCAAGACGCACAACCATGGGCCATCATGAGTTCTTACAACCTGGTCAACGGTACCTACGTCAACCAACGCAAAGACATCATGACCAGTATCCTGCGCAATGAATGGGGATTTAAAGGTCTGGCCATGTCAGACTGGTTTGCAGGCAACGTCTCCGGCCTCTCGAGCGACTTCACCAGCTACGTCGGGCGCGATGCCGAATCGGCAGCCAAACAAGTCAGCGCGGGCAACGATTTGATTGAACCGGGCGGCGTGAAAGCCGATTTGCAAGCCTCTTATGATGCCGGAACGCTGAGCATGACCGACATCGACAGCAGCGTGGTCGCCATTCTGACACAGGTACAAAAAACACCGTCTTACAACGGCTATCACTTCTCAAATCAACCGGATCTGGACACTCATGCCGAGCTGGCTCGTCAGGCGGCTGCCGATGGTATGATCCTGCTGAAAAACACCGATGCTGCGCTGCCGTTGGCATCAGGCAGCAGAGTCGCGACTTTTGGTACCACTCAAATCAACACGCTGAAAGGCGGTACGGGCAGCGGTGATGTGAACGCGGCTTACATCGTGGACATCGCTTCCGCGCTGGGTGAAAAATTTGTCGTCAACGCCAATCTGACCAGCTACTACAGCGACTACTTTGACGCGAATAAGCAAGAAACGGAGTCACTGCTGGGCGGTTACGATTTTTGTGAAGAGCCGGCGGTGGAAGGTCAACTGGCTGAGCTGGTTGCTGAATCTGCCACCAGCGATGATGCGGCGATCATCACCATCGGCCGTCAGGCTGGTGAAGGCGGCGATCGCAGCGAAGCGCAAGGCGATTACCGTCTGACCGATGAAGAGCTGCAAATCATCGATGCGGTTTCCAGCGCTTTTCACGCTCAAGGTAAAACCGTCACGGTAGTGCTTAACGTCAACGGTCTGGTCGATACCTCCGAATGGGCGAGCAAAGTCGATTCCATTCTGATGGCATACATGGGCGGCCAGGAAACGGGTAATGCGGTGACCGATATCCTCTCTGGCGACGTCAACCCAAGCGGTAAACTGGCGCAAACCCTGCCAGAATCCTACTCAGATGTTCCTTCTGCAGCAACCTTCCCTGGCACCGACACGGACGGAGACGATCTGGCGGACTCGGTTTACTACAACGAAGGGATCTATGTCGGCTACCGTTACTACTCATCGTTCGATGTGGCGCCTGCCTACCCGTTTGGTTACGGCCTGTCGTACACCAACTTTGAGTACAGCAACCCAACCGTCGTGGCGAACACTCTGGGCAAAAAAGGCGGCAACGGCAGCATCACCCTCTCGGCAACCATTCACAACACCGGAGATGTGGCAGGTAAAGAAGCGACACAGGTTTATGTTTCCGCACCGGAAGTGAAACTGAAAAAGCCCACTATCGAGCTAAAAGCGTTTGCCAAAACGCATCTGCTCAAGGCTGGCCAGTCTGAACGTTTGACGTTCACTATCTCGGCGCAAACGCTCTCCAGCTTTGATGCGGCAAACAACCAGTGGATCATCGAACCGGGCACATACACCGTGTATGTGGCGCCATCGTCCGATGTTCATGGAACGGTGACCGGGCAGAAAGGTGTACCAGTCAGCTTCTCGGTTGGGCATGAAATTGTGGTGAGCAAAACCACGCCGGATGCGCTGGCACTGCAAGATGGCGTGACGGAAGCAAGCTTCATCACCGTCAAAGAGTAATTTTTTCTGATTGAGACAGCCATAAAAGCCCGACGGTTCGGGCTTTTATTTTTCCTACTCAAGTGACATCCGTTCTGTTTATTTCTCCGCAGAAAACCGTGTTCTAACTGTTGTTATTACCCATTTTCTATATGGATAAAAATATTGGCACGACATCACTAATTCACACACGCAAACATTGCCAAACAGGCTAACTGATATACTACATTGTAGTTTTGAACGGACTCGATAATAAAAACAACAAAGGGCGAACGATGAACGGAAATGTATCGAATCTCTTAACCTCCGGCTTGCTGCATCAACTCAACACACTCGGTCTCAGCCGTGACCGTATTATAGAAAAGTGCCACATTAACCGCTTTGAACTCGGCCGACACAACGGCAGAATTTCCAGCCAGTCGCACTACGCCATCCTCGATGAATGTTTTCCATACCAGAAGCAGCTATTCGCTCACGCCAGTCTGGAACAGATGTACACCCTGTTCCCGGAGCTATTCAGCCTCTGCTTTAATGAATCGTCGGCGTCGGCCGCCGTACACTCGTTCGTCCGTTACCGAGCGTTGATCGGCAGTTGCGATGAGTGTGAAGTGAGTGAGAGCGGCGACACGTTGCGAGTCACCTATACGGACACTGGCCCCAATCCTAAAGTCTCCAGCGCATTGGCAAATTTTGCGTTCATTCGAGATATTATCAGTCAATATTTACCGGACGTTTCGTTGAAATTAGGGGTCAGGCACGGCAATCAAATGCCTTATTCTGTGGTCAATGAAAAATTCAATACGCATTGTCATTTCGGCCAAAGCGAAAATTATCTGCTTATTCAGTCTCCGGGTTTAAATGAAGCTAATCCATTATTTAACCGCAAACTTTATCAGCTTCAGAAAAATAATTTAGACCATACAAAACAAGAAATTAATAACAGCACCTTCGCTCACAGCGTTGAAAATCTGCTATCGACGCTAATAGAGAAAGACGAGCAGAATTGCGGTGATCGCACGCTGGAAAAAGTGTGTGACACACTCAAAATCAGCCGCTGGACGCTGAACAAAAAACTCGGCATCGAGAACAAGTGTTTTACCGATATCTACAATCAGGTAAGGCTCAACAAAGCGGTCAAACTTCTCTCGGAAACCAACAAGAGCATGAGTGAGATCAGTGAACTTACCTTCTTCTCGTCCCAGTCGGTGTTCTCCCGCTTTTTCCGCACCCACACCAACATGTCGCCAGTGCAGTATCGCAAGTCTTTGCAGCAGGGTTGAACGATACTCGCCCTCCATAAAGGGGGCTGAAGAAAATAAAAGAGAAAACAGAGCTACCCATCGGTGCAAGAGAGTAGCTCTGGTGGGCGGATTTATCCGAAGTCGCCCGAAATATAACGGCGGGTACGCTCTTGTTTGGGTTGGTGAAACATTTGACGCGTCGGACCAAATTCCACCAGCTCACCGAGATACATAAATGCCGTGTGATTGGAAATGCGCATCGCTTGCTGCATGTTGTGCGTGACAATCACGATGGTGAAGTTCTCTTTCAGCTCGCCAATCAGCTCTTCAATCGCCGATGTGGCAATCGGATCGAGCGCGGAAGTGGGTTCGTCCATCAAAATGATGTCCGGCTCCAGCGCGATAGTGCGAGCGATACACAAACGCTGCTGCTGACCGCCAGACAGGCTGTGCGCATCGACATTGAGCTTGTCTTTCACTTCCTGCCACAAGTGCGCCGCTTTGAGCGCTTGCTCAATTTTCTGGTCAATCTCTGCCTTGCTGTGACCTTGCAAACGCAAACCAAAGGCAATGTTTTCGGCAATCGACATCGGAAACGGCGTCGGTTTTTGGAATATCATGCCGATTTTGGATCGCAGTTCGTTGAGGTCTGCGTAATCGAGCAGATTAGCGCCTTCATAGCCAATCATGCCTTCGGCATGTTGATGGCCATACAGCGCGTAAATTCGATTCAGGCAGCGCAACAAGGTGGATTTACCACAGCCCGACGGGCCAATCAGCGCCGTGACTTGATGTTGATAAATCGGCAGCGACACGGATTTTAACGCGCGCTCCCCTTTGCGGTCGTAGTAGAAATTCAGATCGCGAATATCCAGCACCACCTCGCTTGCCGTGGTGGTTTGTGTTTGCACCGAGGTCTCTACGTCAGTGGTGGCGGGAGACAAAATCGTGGTTGCTATGTTGTTATTCATGGTTCTCACCTTTAAATGGTTCTCACCTTTTGAAAAGCTTAGGCAAATAGGTCGCACTGATGTTCACCAGCAGAATGAACAGCGTGACCATCAGCGCGCCCGACCATGCCAGCTGTTGCCAACTCTCGTAAGGACTCATCGCAAATTGATAGATGGTGACGGGCAGATTCGCGACCGGGCCGGAGAAATCGGTCGACATAAAATTGCTGTTGAGAGCAGTAAACAGCAGCGGCGCGGTTTCCCCTGCAATGCGGGCAAACGACAACAGAATCGCGGTGATAAGGCCAGAAGCCGCTGAACGGTAGCAGAGTTTAAACACCACCACCCAGTTGGCCGCGCCGAGGCCACGGCCCGCTTCTTTGAGTGTGCTTGGCACCAGGCGAAGCATCTCTTCTGTGCCGGCAATGATGGTTGGCAGCGCCAGAACGGCGAGCGCAATACACCCCGCCCAACCAGAATAGCCGCCGCTTGGCACGACGATCAGCGCGTAAACAAACAGGCCGACCAGTATCGACGGCGCGCTCATCAGGATGTTGTTCAGAAAACGAATGGCCTGTGCCCACTTGCTGTCGGCTTCCTGCTCCGCCAGCCAAGTCCCTGCCAACAGCGCAATCGGTGTGGCGATGAAGATCGACAGAAAAGTCATTTCCAGGCTGCCGATAAAGGCGTTTTTCAACCCACCCGCACTGCCCGGCCCTGGCGTAATCTCCGTAAACAGCGCCAGATTGATGCCGGACAAGCCCCGTGAAATCAGGGTGTAGAGAATACTCGCCAGAACCAGCAACCCCATGGCGGCCGAGCCGTAACAGAAAAGCTGAAACAGGCGATTTTTGATGCGTCTGGTGTTCATTTTTTCACTCCCACCAATTTGTTCGCGACCAGCATCACCACCAACGTAATGGCAAACAGCAGCACGCCAAGGCCCAGTAGTGAAGCAATGTGAATCGGCTGCGTCGCTTCGTTAAACTGCTGGGCGATGGTCGAGGCAATTGAGGTAGCTGGCATAAACAGCGACGCCTGAATGCGGTTCGCTCCGCCAATCACAAACGTCACCGCCATGGTTTCACCCAACGCTCGGCCAAGCCCGAGAATACAGGCGCTTAATACCGCGCGGCGCACGCTTGGTAAGAGCACTTTGGTGATCACTTCAAACGGATTCGCGCCAATACCGTAGGCCGTTTCACGCAAAATATTGGGGATCGACGCCAGCGCATCGCGCGTGAGTGACGTAATGATCGGCAGAATCATAAACGCGAGGATGATGCCGGCACTGAGCAAGCCAATTCCGATCGGCGGACCATTGAATAGCGGACCGATCAGTGGCCATTCCGCGAGATGTTCTCCGGCCCACATTTGAAAGCTGTCGGAAAACCACGGGCAGAACACAAACAATCCCCACATACCGAAAATAATGCTGGGAATGGCAGCCAGCAGCTCAATCGCTTTACCGACGGGCGAGCTGACCCAGCGTGGTGCGAGTTCTGACAGAAACACCGCAATGCCGAGCGACAGCGGCACCGCGATCAAGCAAGCAATGAACGCGCTGACCAAGGTGCCGTAAATGGCGGCAGCCGCGCCAAACTCGCCATTAATCGGATCCCAGACGTCACGATAGACAAACGACAAACCAAACGTCGTCAACGCCGACTGGCTGCCGGAAAGCAGAGAGAGGATGAGGCCGAGCAGAACGGCAAACACCATCAGCGCGCTGAGGAAGCTGACAGCGGAGAAAATCTTATCTGGCTGATATCGAGAAATCGCTTTATTCATAACACTCTGACTGT includes these proteins:
- the pstA gene encoding phosphate ABC transporter permease PstA; this translates as MNTRRIKNRLFQLFCYGSAAMGLLVLASILYTLISRGLSGINLALFTEITPGPGSAGGLKNAFIGSLEMTFLSIFIATPIALLAGTWLAEQEADSKWAQAIRFLNNILMSAPSILVGLFVYALIVVPSGGYSGWAGCIALAVLALPTIIAGTEEMLRLVPSTLKEAGRGLGAANWVVVFKLCYRSAASGLITAILLSFARIAGETAPLLFTALNSNFMSTDFSGPVANLPVTIYQFAMSPYESWQQLAWSGALMVTLFILLVNISATYLPKLFKR
- the yghU gene encoding glutathione-dependent disulfide-bond oxidoreductase; the protein is MANQYVPPKVWTMDSENGGQWASINRPDSGARHEKTLPIGEHPIQLYSMGTPNGQKVTIMLEELLALGVKDAEYDAFLIRIGDGDQFGSGFVDVNPNSKIPAMVDRSGPEPINVFESGNILFYLAEKFGHLLPTDAAPRAQVMNWLFWLQGSAPYLGGGFGHFYAYAPEKFEYPINRFAMEAKRQLDVLDKQLAKGTFIAGEAYSIADIAIWPWYGNLALGNAYNAAEFLDVQSYKHVQRWAKMMAERPAVQRGRIVNRTMGEEWERIDERHSAADIDAALAKKPA
- a CDS encoding GNAT family N-acetyltransferase yields the protein MPSDCAGETLFLHDLAVSNRVAGQGVGSRLVERIVDVGAILNCADIRLVSVQESAAFWERHDFTPLADVEVSECYGEGACVMRRTLHSF
- the pstB gene encoding phosphate ABC transporter ATP-binding protein PstB, whose protein sequence is MNNNIATTILSPATTDVETSVQTQTTTASEVVLDIRDLNFYYDRKGERALKSVSLPIYQHQVTALIGPSGCGKSTLLRCLNRIYALYGHQHAEGMIGYEGANLLDYADLNELRSKIGMIFQKPTPFPMSIAENIAFGLRLQGHSKAEIDQKIEQALKAAHLWQEVKDKLNVDAHSLSGGQQQRLCIARTIALEPDIILMDEPTSALDPIATSAIEELIGELKENFTIVIVTHNMQQAMRISNHTAFMYLGELVEFGPTRQMFHQPKQERTRRYISGDFG
- the pstC gene encoding phosphate ABC transporter permease subunit PstC yields the protein MPGHSQSVMNKAISRYQPDKIFSAVSFLSALMVFAVLLGLILSLLSGSQSALTTFGLSFVYRDVWDPINGEFGAAAAIYGTLVSAFIACLIAVPLSLGIAVFLSELAPRWVSSPVGKAIELLAAIPSIIFGMWGLFVFCPWFSDSFQMWAGEHLAEWPLIGPLFNGPPIGIGLLSAGIILAFMILPIITSLTRDALASIPNILRETAYGIGANPFEVITKVLLPSVRRAVLSACILGLGRALGETMAVTFVIGGANRIQASLFMPATSIASTIAQQFNEATQPIHIASLLGLGVLLFAITLVVMLVANKLVGVKK
- a CDS encoding glycoside hydrolase family 3 C-terminal domain-containing protein — translated: MSDFKTLPLPKILTLAVAFAVASGASAATSTDHTQLQESGIKYRKKAESMVKKMSLSEKLDILSGPGMDLTTYEGIEPINLTSGTDVSGVAGYINGVKNRKLDIPAVKLADGPAGLRINPTRDNDDNTYYATAWPIGSLLASTWDTDLVQKVGTAEGNEVKEYGVDFLLGPGMNIQRNPLLGRNFEYYSEDPVLSGKIAAAMVRGIQSNDVGATIKHFVANNAETNRFFSDTIADPRTLREIYLRGFQIAVQDAQPWAIMSSYNLVNGTYVNQRKDIMTSILRNEWGFKGLAMSDWFAGNVSGLSSDFTSYVGRDAESAAKQVSAGNDLIEPGGVKADLQASYDAGTLSMTDIDSSVVAILTQVQKTPSYNGYHFSNQPDLDTHAELARQAAADGMILLKNTDAALPLASGSRVATFGTTQINTLKGGTGSGDVNAAYIVDIASALGEKFVVNANLTSYYSDYFDANKQETESLLGGYDFCEEPAVEGQLAELVAESATSDDAAIITIGRQAGEGGDRSEAQGDYRLTDEELQIIDAVSSAFHAQGKTVTVVLNVNGLVDTSEWASKVDSILMAYMGGQETGNAVTDILSGDVNPSGKLAQTLPESYSDVPSAATFPGTDTDGDDLADSVYYNEGIYVGYRYYSSFDVAPAYPFGYGLSYTNFEYSNPTVVANTLGKKGGNGSITLSATIHNTGDVAGKEATQVYVSAPEVKLKKPTIELKAFAKTHLLKAGQSERLTFTISAQTLSSFDAANNQWIIEPGTYTVYVAPSSDVHGTVTGQKGVPVSFSVGHEIVVSKTTPDALALQDGVTEASFITVKE
- a CDS encoding helix-turn-helix transcriptional regulator, with product MNGNVSNLLTSGLLHQLNTLGLSRDRIIEKCHINRFELGRHNGRISSQSHYAILDECFPYQKQLFAHASLEQMYTLFPELFSLCFNESSASAAVHSFVRYRALIGSCDECEVSESGDTLRVTYTDTGPNPKVSSALANFAFIRDIISQYLPDVSLKLGVRHGNQMPYSVVNEKFNTHCHFGQSENYLLIQSPGLNEANPLFNRKLYQLQKNNLDHTKQEINNSTFAHSVENLLSTLIEKDEQNCGDRTLEKVCDTLKISRWTLNKKLGIENKCFTDIYNQVRLNKAVKLLSETNKSMSEISELTFFSSQSVFSRFFRTHTNMSPVQYRKSLQQG